Proteins encoded by one window of Musa acuminata AAA Group cultivar baxijiao chromosome BXJ2-9, Cavendish_Baxijiao_AAA, whole genome shotgun sequence:
- the LOC135622913 gene encoding protein GOS9-like, whose product MNGAIKVGAWGGNGGSAFDMGPAHRIISVKIYSGDVVDGVDVTFTSYGKTETRHFGGSGGTPHEIVLQEGEYLVGMKGEFGNYHGVVVVGKLGFSTNKKSYGPFGNTGGTPFSLPIAAGKISGFFGRGGDFLDAIGVYLEP is encoded by the exons ATG AACGGAGCGATCAAGGTGGGAGCATGGGGAGGGAACGGAGGGTCGGCCTTCGACATGGGACCTGCTCATCGTATCATCAGCGTCAAGATTTATTCCGGAGACGTGGTCGACGGCGTGGACGTCACCTTCACCTCCTACGGGAAGACGGAGACCCGACACTTCGGTGGCAGCGGTGGTACTCCCCACGAG ATTGTTCTGCAGGAGGGCGAGTATCTGGTGGGAATGAAGGGAGAATTTGGTAACTACCATggagtggtggtggtggggaagcTTGGCTTCAGCACCAACAAGAAATCCTACGGACCTTTCGGCAACACGGGAGGGACTCCCTTCTCCCTTCCTATAGCAGCAGGCAAGATCTCTGGCTTCTTCGGCCGTGGCGGCGATTTTCTTGACGCCATTGGGGTCTACTTGGAGCCATAA